The genomic interval TTCCATCGAGACTGAAGTAAACCGACCGCTGGCAGCCGGAATTCCAAAACTGGCTTCCCGCACCCTGGCATTCAGGTTTTTCAGCCCCGCTGCCACCAGGCTAAACAGCATCACAGAAATAATCGTGAGTTGCCAGGATATGGTGAACAGCAAAAACAGGTAGACAATCAGGGTTAGCCCCTTGGTGACAATGTAGGAGAGTGCCCCAAATGCTGCCCGCAGGCTACCGATTTCATTGGTAAGTGTACTGACTAATTCCCCCGATTTGGCTTTTGTAAAATAGCTCAAACTGAGGCTTTGCAGTTGCTCAAAGATGCGTCGCCGCAGACTATCAACCAGTTTGTGTTGGGTTAATTCTGTGAAAACCTGGGACAAATAGTTGAATACTGCCCTGATCCAGGTGGAGATCAAAATTAATCCTGAGACCCGGAAAAGCCGACTGGTGGCTGACTCGTTGACACCCAGAATCCAAACATCAAACCAGTCATGTCCGGTGTGAAACGGTGCGGCATCGGGACTCACCAGACTTTGCAGGAATGTCAACAGGAAGCCGAACCCAAACCCCTCAAATAATGCCGCTCCAAATGCAAAGGCGATCGCCCCAAATGCAATCCAGGGAAAGTATTTAAACTCCCCCAAAATGAGAGAGTAATCTCGCCAAAAGCTGGTTGCCTTCAGCGATCGACGAACGAGCTGGGGGAGTTTCAGACGCATGGGTGGTTTCCAAAAAGAATAGAGAGGTTGGAGTTTTAAGTTTTAAGTTCTAAGTTTTGAGTTCTAAGTTTTAAGTAGGTAGGCACAAATAAACGTAGCTATGGATCGCGAAAGGCTGATTCAGCCAATTTCCAAAGGGTTGTTTAATTTTGGCTTTCTACTCAAGTTGCCTTGCTGAATTCAAAACTCAAAACTTAAAACTCAAAACTAATAAGCTCCATAGCCTGTCAGGACTT from Kovacikia minuta CCNUW1 carries:
- a CDS encoding ABC transporter transmembrane domain-containing protein; translation: MRLKLPQLVRRSLKATSFWRDYSLILGEFKYFPWIAFGAIAFAFGAALFEGFGFGFLLTFLQSLVSPDAAPFHTGHDWFDVWILGVNESATSRLFRVSGLILISTWIRAVFNYLSQVFTELTQHKLVDSLRRRIFEQLQSLSLSYFTKAKSGELVSTLTNEIGSLRAAFGALSYIVTKGLTLIVYLFLLFTISWQLTIISVMLFSLVAAGLKNLNARVREASFGIPAASGRFTSVSMEIISGIRTVQAFATQDYERQRFYRASSDLLDVSMKAVKRWALIRPLAEGLASTVLISMIIVALTVFVANGMLQTASLLTFLFILFRLVPAIHELNGNVAVLNNFTGALDNIQQLLRTDNKPYLSQWYATLSRAATGDFL